A genomic region of Trueperaceae bacterium contains the following coding sequences:
- the dctP gene encoding TRAP transporter substrate-binding protein DctP: MKRRDFLKKAGVIGASATLSPLMFANAQRSTFRWGMVTSWPTGLDALFGAAQDTATVLSELTDGDVQVEVHPAGAQVGAFEVYDAAASGAFEMAHSAPYYFIGKNPTHGFFTAVPFGMTAEQYDSWMFEGEGQSLLDELTRPDGVAAFVAGNTGPQTSGWFNREINSPEDLQGLTIRFPGFGGQVLSAVGANVQNLPGGEIFLALETGVVDAADWVGPYDDEILQLNQVARYYYFPSWAEPGAALAVYTNLDLFESLPEDIQNAIQAAGHVANERMLAKYAARNGAALDRLIEGGTEIKFLSESILQTLEQATNQIHEQNASGNDLYQRTLDNYNAFLETLRGWDRVSTHAYNQYVFRNE, encoded by the coding sequence ATGAAGCGCCGTGATTTTCTCAAGAAGGCGGGCGTTATTGGCGCCAGCGCCACGCTCTCCCCGCTGATGTTCGCCAACGCGCAGAGGAGCACCTTCCGATGGGGCATGGTCACCTCCTGGCCCACAGGTCTCGACGCCCTCTTCGGCGCCGCGCAGGACACCGCCACCGTCCTCAGCGAGCTCACCGACGGGGACGTGCAGGTCGAGGTCCACCCGGCGGGCGCCCAGGTGGGCGCCTTCGAGGTCTACGACGCCGCCGCCAGCGGCGCATTCGAGATGGCTCACTCGGCTCCCTACTACTTCATCGGCAAGAACCCCACCCACGGTTTCTTCACCGCCGTGCCGTTCGGCATGACGGCCGAACAGTACGACTCCTGGATGTTCGAAGGGGAGGGCCAGTCGCTCCTCGACGAACTCACCCGTCCCGATGGTGTCGCCGCCTTCGTCGCCGGCAACACCGGCCCGCAAACGAGCGGCTGGTTCAACCGCGAGATCAACAGCCCTGAGGACCTGCAGGGCCTCACCATCCGCTTCCCCGGCTTCGGCGGTCAGGTGCTGAGCGCGGTAGGGGCGAACGTCCAGAACCTGCCCGGCGGGGAGATCTTCCTGGCGCTCGAAACCGGCGTGGTGGATGCCGCCGACTGGGTGGGTCCATACGACGACGAGATCCTGCAACTCAACCAGGTGGCGCGCTACTACTACTTCCCCAGCTGGGCGGAACCGGGCGCCGCTCTGGCCGTCTACACCAACCTCGACCTCTTCGAGAGCCTGCCCGAGGACATCCAGAATGCGATCCAGGCTGCCGGGCACGTCGCGAACGAGCGGATGCTCGCCAAGTACGCAGCCCGCAACGGTGCTGCCCTCGATCGTCTCATCGAAGGAGGAACCGAGATCAAGTTCCTCTCCGAGTCGATCCTCCAGACGCTCGAGCAGGCCACCAACCAGATCCACGAGCAGAACGCGAGCGGCAACGATCTCTACCAGCGGACGCTCGACAACTACAACGCCTTCCTCGAGACCTTGCGGGGCTGGGATCGGGTCAGCACCCACGCTTACAACCAGTACGTCTTCCGGAACGAGTAG